A part of Streptomyces sp. NBC_00557 genomic DNA contains:
- a CDS encoding inositol monophosphatase family protein, whose amino-acid sequence MSETLQTTDAAASDADLLAQTAIAVRAAGSALRERFGEVVRYQSREELMHALAANDDTALDILRPRLTRLRPDAGWVENELDGGALPPGEWWVVDPAEGNVNHLHTLPEWAVTATLVRDNQPVLTAVHLPLTGETYTALTGAGAHLDGRPLHVSQSADLGLSIVATSQARPDEDEQVVRRVGSSITAMLFDALVVRTAVPATLHLTNVAAGRIDAFWQFAGARADLLPGALLVTEAGGQISDAEGRPWTPQSESLLAAAPGIHAQAVATLSR is encoded by the coding sequence ATGTCCGAAACGCTTCAGACCACTGACGCCGCCGCCTCCGACGCCGATCTGCTCGCCCAGACCGCGATCGCCGTGCGTGCGGCCGGTTCGGCGCTGCGCGAGCGCTTCGGCGAGGTGGTCCGCTACCAGAGCCGCGAAGAGCTGATGCACGCCCTCGCCGCCAACGACGACACGGCCCTCGACATCCTGCGCCCCCGCCTCACGCGCCTGCGCCCGGACGCCGGCTGGGTGGAGAACGAGCTCGACGGCGGGGCGCTGCCGCCCGGCGAATGGTGGGTCGTGGATCCGGCCGAAGGCAACGTCAACCACCTGCACACCCTGCCGGAGTGGGCGGTGACCGCCACCCTCGTGCGCGACAACCAGCCCGTGCTCACCGCGGTCCACCTGCCGTTGACCGGCGAGACCTACACCGCGCTCACCGGCGCGGGCGCCCACCTCGACGGGCGGCCGCTGCATGTCTCCCAGAGCGCGGACCTCGGCCTGAGCATCGTGGCCACCAGCCAGGCCCGGCCCGATGAGGACGAGCAAGTCGTGCGCCGCGTCGGCTCCTCGATCACCGCGATGCTCTTCGACGCGCTCGTCGTCCGCACCGCCGTGCCCGCGACCCTGCACCTGACCAACGTGGCCGCCGGCCGCATCGACGCCTTCTGGCAGTTCGCCGGCGCCCGCGCGGACCTGCTGCCCGGCGCACTGCTCGTCACCGAGGCCGGCGGACAGATCTCCGACGCCGAGGGCCGCCCCTGGACCCCACAGAGCGAAAGCCTCCTGGCCGCCGCCCCCGGCATCCACGCCCAGGCCGTCGCCACGCTCTCACGCTGA
- a CDS encoding LysR family transcriptional regulator, with product MQLDLNLLAALDALLEEGSVAGAAARMHVTAPAMSRSLGRIRRTTGDQILVRTGRTMTPTPYAIAVREQVHELLHQVQRVLAPSRELDLATLERTFTLRWHDSLVALGGPALLSAVRGQAPGVRLRFVAESSIDTPELRRGEVDLEANANRPSAPDIRAEKVGETRLVIVVRQGHPLTRVRTITAKRYAAAEHVTVSRRGNLSNAVDDALARLGLTRRVVATAPTEAAALEFARDSDLLISVPEATAGSAVAGLGLAVLPLPLELPSAPVYLSWHQRYDTDHAHAWLRGLARTALAMGGASS from the coding sequence ATGCAATTGGATTTGAATCTGCTGGCCGCGCTCGACGCGCTGCTGGAGGAGGGCAGTGTGGCCGGGGCGGCCGCACGCATGCATGTCACCGCCCCCGCGATGAGCCGGAGCCTGGGCCGAATCCGTCGCACGACCGGGGATCAGATCCTGGTGCGCACCGGCCGCACGATGACCCCGACGCCATACGCGATCGCCGTCCGGGAACAGGTGCACGAGCTGCTGCACCAGGTCCAGAGGGTGCTGGCACCGAGCCGTGAACTCGATCTGGCAACGTTGGAGCGCACCTTCACACTCCGCTGGCACGATTCCCTGGTCGCGTTGGGCGGCCCCGCGCTGCTCTCGGCCGTGCGCGGACAGGCGCCGGGCGTGCGGTTGCGCTTCGTCGCGGAATCGAGCATTGACACCCCCGAGTTGCGGCGTGGAGAGGTCGACCTGGAGGCGAACGCCAACCGGCCGAGCGCACCGGACATTCGTGCCGAGAAGGTGGGCGAGACCCGCCTCGTCATCGTGGTGAGGCAGGGGCACCCGCTCACTCGTGTCAGGACCATCACCGCGAAGCGGTACGCCGCCGCTGAGCACGTCACCGTCTCGCGACGGGGAAACCTCAGCAATGCCGTCGACGACGCCCTCGCGCGGCTCGGCCTCACCCGCCGCGTGGTGGCGACCGCGCCCACGGAAGCGGCCGCGCTGGAGTTCGCGCGCGACTCCGATCTCCTGATCAGCGTCCCTGAAGCCACCGCGGGGTCCGCGGTCGCCGGCCTCGGCCTGGCCGTGCTCCCCCTCCCGCTCGAACTGCCGTCGGCGCCGGTATACCTGTCATGGCATCAGCGCTACGACACCGACCACGCCCACGCCTGGCTGCGCGGGCTGGCGCGGACCGCGCTGGCCATGGGCGGAGCGTCGTCGTAG
- a CDS encoding FAD-dependent oxidoreductase, producing MNPARDPRIAIVGAGLGGLTCARVLQQHGRSVTVFEREASADSRPQGGSLDMHPDTGQAALGAAGLLDRFHALARPEGDEWRVLDFATAALLAQQGPSADGGRPEIDRGQLRGLLLDSLTEGTVRWDRAVTSVAPLPDGTCRLLFGDGTAEDFDLVVGADGAWSRVRPALSPAAPGYTGVTFVETGFDHCDTRHRDLARLVGNGSMLAKGAGRSLVAQRNSNGHIRAYIALRAPKDWHEAAGVDLGDQRAVRTYLLRLFDDWDESLRYILRNGDHGFIHRSLFVLPAPHTWDHVPGVTLLGDAAHLMPPVGLGANLAMLDGADLAHALVTESSVDDAVRAYESIMLPRSIEAATGSAKGLDNLVPATAS from the coding sequence ATGAACCCTGCTCGTGATCCCCGCATCGCGATTGTCGGCGCCGGCCTCGGCGGCCTCACCTGCGCCCGAGTCCTCCAGCAACACGGCCGCTCCGTCACCGTCTTCGAACGCGAGGCATCCGCCGATTCCCGCCCGCAGGGCGGCTCCCTCGACATGCATCCCGACACCGGCCAGGCCGCCCTCGGTGCGGCGGGGCTCCTCGACCGATTCCACGCCCTCGCCCGCCCCGAAGGAGACGAGTGGCGCGTGCTCGACTTCGCCACCGCCGCCCTCCTGGCGCAGCAGGGGCCGTCCGCCGACGGCGGACGGCCGGAGATCGACCGAGGCCAGCTGCGTGGTCTGCTCCTGGACTCGCTCACCGAGGGCACGGTGCGGTGGGACCGTGCCGTCACCAGCGTCGCCCCGCTGCCGGACGGCACCTGCCGGCTGCTGTTCGGTGACGGTACCGCCGAGGACTTCGACCTGGTGGTCGGTGCCGACGGCGCCTGGTCACGCGTGCGCCCGGCTCTGTCGCCCGCCGCACCCGGCTACACCGGTGTCACCTTCGTCGAGACCGGGTTCGACCACTGCGATACCCGCCATCGCGACCTCGCGCGGCTGGTCGGCAACGGATCGATGCTGGCGAAGGGCGCCGGCAGGTCCTTGGTCGCCCAGCGCAACAGCAACGGCCACATCCGCGCCTACATCGCGCTCCGCGCGCCCAAGGACTGGCATGAGGCCGCCGGTGTCGACCTCGGCGACCAGCGGGCCGTGCGGACATATCTGTTGAGGTTGTTCGACGACTGGGACGAGAGCCTGCGCTACATCCTGCGCAACGGCGACCACGGGTTCATCCACCGGTCCCTGTTCGTCCTGCCCGCCCCGCACACCTGGGATCACGTTCCCGGCGTCACGCTGCTCGGCGACGCCGCGCACCTGATGCCACCCGTCGGGCTGGGCGCCAACCTCGCCATGCTCGACGGCGCCGACCTCGCCCACGCACTGGTCACCGAGTCCAGCGTCGACGACGCCGTCCGCGCCTACGAGAGCATCATGCTGCCGCGCTCGATCGAGGCCGCGACGGGCAGTGCGAAGGGACTCGACAACCTCGTTCCCGCGACGGCCTCCTGA
- a CDS encoding TetR/AcrR family transcriptional regulator, which translates to MTEPTGRRERKKAQTRQSLADAALELFLERGYDQVGVKDVADRADVSVTTLFKHFSCKEALVFDQDDELEAELVAAVRERPPGQSIPQALREHLLLKQAQLAVHATDPRFADFTRLVQETPALRDYAHRMWTRHEAALARAVAEAVGAPEDDVSCAALARFALEARSLILQHAEPRRAADEVFALLEHGWAASHPSN; encoded by the coding sequence GTGACCGAACCGACCGGGCGCCGCGAGCGCAAGAAGGCCCAGACCCGCCAGTCCCTGGCCGACGCCGCGCTTGAGCTCTTCCTCGAGCGCGGCTACGACCAGGTCGGCGTCAAGGACGTCGCCGACCGTGCCGACGTCTCGGTGACCACCCTGTTCAAACACTTCTCCTGCAAGGAAGCCCTGGTCTTCGATCAGGACGACGAACTGGAGGCAGAACTCGTCGCCGCCGTGCGCGAACGCCCCCCGGGCCAGTCGATCCCGCAGGCGCTGCGCGAGCACCTCCTGCTGAAACAGGCCCAACTCGCCGTCCACGCCACCGACCCGCGGTTCGCCGACTTCACGCGCCTGGTGCAGGAGACCCCCGCGCTGCGCGACTACGCCCACCGCATGTGGACGCGCCACGAAGCGGCCCTGGCCAGGGCCGTCGCCGAGGCGGTGGGTGCGCCCGAGGATGACGTCAGCTGCGCCGCCCTGGCCCGTTTCGCCCTTGAGGCCCGCAGCCTCATCCTGCAGCATGCCGAACCGCGCCGAGCCGCCGACGAGGTCTTCGCGCTGCTCGAACACGGCTGGGCAGCCTCCCATCCGAGCAACTGA